One part of the Girardinichthys multiradiatus isolate DD_20200921_A chromosome 10, DD_fGirMul_XY1, whole genome shotgun sequence genome encodes these proteins:
- the LOC124875106 gene encoding microfibril-associated glycoprotein 4-like, with translation MKLLSTFLLLLVPLWTSCTFLDCNDIYRQNPIRPSGVYTIYPIGSTSGVQVYCDMDSHGGRWTVFQRRMDGSVNFYRPWDQYKMGFGNAAGEYWLGLESIHHLVRQKTYELVVDMEDFEGNKVYARYSSFSVASEFDGYFLQLGEYIDGGAGDTLTRHNGQKFATFDHYLHAGTENCPKLFLGAFWYFRCYYGNPNGVYVWGADGSKYEVGVIWYNWKGSFYSLKTISMKIRPVQ, from the exons ATGAAG ctgctgtcaaCCTTTCTCCTCCTTCTGGTTCCTCTGTGGACCAGCTGTACCTTTTTGGACTGCAATGACATTTATCGTCAGAATCCCATCCGACCCAGTGGAGTTTACACCATCTATCCCATCGGATCAACATCTGGTGTCCAG GTTTATTGTGACATGGACTCACATGGAGGAAGATGGACT GTGTTCCAGAGAAGGATGGACGGCTCGGTGAACTTCTACAGGCCATGGGATCAATACAAAATGGGTTTTGGGAACGCTGCTGGGGAGTACTGGCTTG gtctggagagcATCCACCACCTCGTTAGGCAGAAAACGTATGAGTTGGTGGTGGACATGGAGGACTTTGAAGGAAACAAGGTGTACGCTCGTTACTCCTCATTCAGTGTGGCCTCTGAGTTTGATGGATACTTTCTGCAGTTGGGTGAATACATTGATGGAGGAGCAG GAGACACCTTGACGCGTCACAATGGACAAAAGTTTGCTACCTTTGACCATTACCTGCATGCTGGGACGGAAAACTGTCCAAAATTGTTTCTGGGAGCTTTTTGGTACTTCAGATGCTACTACGGAAACCCCAACGGAGTCTACGTCTGGGGCGCTGATGGGTCTAAATATGAGGTTGGAGTGATCTGGTACAACTGGAAAGGCAGTTTCTATTCACTGAAGACCATCAGCATGAAAATCCGCCCTGTTCAGTAA